One window from the genome of Corvus moneduloides isolate bCorMon1 chromosome 9, bCorMon1.pri, whole genome shotgun sequence encodes:
- the PHGDH gene encoding D-3-phosphoglycerate dehydrogenase codes for MALGKLQKVLISDSLDPCCREILQAGGLRVQEKPGLSKEELLREIRDCDGLIVRSATKVTAEVLEAAERLKVVGRAGTGVDNVDVEAATRKGVLVMNTPTGNSLSAAELTCGMILCLARQIPQAAASMKEGKWDRKKYMGMELNGKTLAVLGLGRIGREVATRMQAFGMKTIGYDPIITPDVSATFGVEQLPLEQIWPRCDFITVHTPLLPSTTGLLNDSTFAKCRRGVQVVNCARGGIVDEGALLRALQSGQCGGAALDVFTQEPPKDRDLVNHPNVISCPHLGASTWEAQSRCGKEIAMQIVDLATGKGLTGVVNGQALSKAFAPQTKPWIALARALGTVLRTVGKQVQGSVQVCTLGTPLKEAGSYLTPAVVAGMLAGGTQEVTLVNATLLAQEAGLKVTTTHSDVAPEPDSSTGLVQVSLQGTPHQVTGTVQGSTPVLRQINGATFKQPAPLSSPLLLYRAKASDPSALATLTGLLSKAGAQLLSYHSSSSVAGEQWSIVGLSAPLSNLSELKPCVTEVFQLHLL; via the exons ATGGCACTGGGCAAGCTGCAGAAAGTGCTGATCAGCGACAGCCTGGACCCCTGCTGCCGGGAGATCCTGCAGGCCGGCGGGCTCCGGGTGCAGGAGAAGCCCGGCTTGAgcaaggaggagctgctgcgGGAGATCCGG GACTGCGATGGGCTCATCGTCCGCTCGGCCACCAAAGTCACGGCCGAGGTGCTGGAGGCGGCAGAGAGGCTGAAGGtggtgggcagagctggcactggcGTGGATAATGTGGACGTAGAGGCAGCCACCAGGAAGGGCGTCCTGGTCATGAA cacaCCCACTGGGAACAGCCTCAGCGCCGCCGAGCTCACCTGTGGGATGATCCTGTGCCTGGCCAG GCAGATcccacaggcagctgcctcCATGAAGGAGGGCAAGTGGGACCGTAAGAAG TACATGGGCATGGAGCTGAATGGGAAGACGCTGgccgtgctggggctgggacGCATCGGCAGGGAGGTGGCCACCCGCATGCAGGCGTTTGGCATGAAG ACCATAGGCTACGACCCCATTATCACCCCTGATGTCTCAGCCACCTTTGGTGTGGAGCAGCTGCCTCTAGAGCAGATCTGGCCCCGCTGTGACTTCATCACGGTGCACACGCCACTGCTGCCCTCCACCACAG GGCTCCTGAATGACAGCACCTTTGCCAAGTGCCGCCGTGGCGTGCAGGTGGTCAACTGTGCCCGCGGTGGCATCGTGGACGAGGGCGCGCTGCTGCGGGCGCTGCAGTCAGGGCAGTGCGGCGGAGCTGCCCTCGATGTCTTCACACAG GAGCCCCCAAAGGACCGTGACCTGGTGAACCACCCCAACGTCATCTCCTGCCCACACCTGGGTGCTAGCACTTGGGAGGCACAGAGCCGCTGTGGCAAGGAAATCGCCATGCAGATCGTGGACTTGGCCACGGGGAAGGGGCTGACTGGTGTA GTTAATGGGCAGGCTCTCAGCAAAGCTTTTGCACCCCAGACCAAGCCCTGGATCGCCCTGGCCAGGGCCCTGGGCACAGTGCTGCGCACAGTGGGCAAGCAAGTGCAGGGTAGCGTGCAGGTCTGCACCCTAG ggacacccctgAAAGAGGCTGGGAGCTACCTGACGCCTGCTGTGGTCGCGGGCATGCTGGCTGGAGGGACACAGGAGGTGACCCTGGTGAATGCCACACTGCTGGCCCAGGAGGCTGGGCTGAAG GTCACAACCACCCACAGTGATGTGGCCCCCGAGCCCGACAGCAGCACTGGTCTGGTGCAagtgtccctgcagggcacCCCACACCAGGTGACGGGGACGGTGCAGGGCAGCACCCCGGTCCTGCGGCAGATCAATGGGGCCACCTTCAAGCAGCCAGCCCCGCTGTCCAGCCCTCTCCTCCTCTACAGAGCCAAAGCCTCTGATCCCAGTGCTCTGGCCACGCTGACCG ggctgctgagcaAGGCAGGGGCCCAGCTCCTGTCCTaccacagctccagctcagtGGCAGGGGAGCAGTGGAGCATCGTGGGGCTCTCAGCCCCCCTGTCCAACCTCAGCGAGCTGAAGCCATGTGTCACAGAAGTCTTCCAGCTCCACCTGCTGTAG